From Aegilops tauschii subsp. strangulata cultivar AL8/78 chromosome 5, Aet v6.0, whole genome shotgun sequence:
gtactatggatattcaaagagttcatactaacaacattgcaatcatgctcatcattcaaagatctagtgccaaacattttagaGATTTCTTCtcctagcacttgagcacaattttcctttccatcattctcacgaaagatattaaaaagatgaagagtatgtgacaaactcaattccatttttttgtagttttattttatagactaaactagtgataaaacaagaaactaaaagattcgattgcaagatctaaagatataccttcaagccctcacctccccgacaacggcgccagaaaagagcttgatgtctactacgcaaccttctccgtgtagacgttgttgggcctccaagtgcagaggtttgtaggacagtagcaaatttccctcaagtggatgatgagggagtcctggattagggggtcctggACTGCCGGACtctatactttagccggactgttgaactatgaagatacaagattgaagacttcatcccgtgttcggatgggactctccttggcgtggaaggcaagcttggcaattcggatatgtagatctcctcccttgtaaccgactctgtgtaaccctagccccctccggtgtctatataaactggagggtttagtccgtaggacaacaacaatcataaccataggctagcttctagggtttagcctctacgatctcgtggtagatcaactcttgtaatactgatatcatcaagatcaatcaagcaggaagtagggtattacctccatcgagagggcccgaacctgggtaaacatcgtgtcccccgcctcctgttaccatccgccttagacgcacagttcgggaccccctacccgagatccgccagttttgacaacgacatatgacctaaggtttatcaatccgtgggaggtgtaggatgaagatggtctctctcaagcaaccctacaaccaaataacaaagagtctcttgtgtccccaccacacccaatacaatggtaaattggataggtgcactagttcggcgaggagatggtgatacaagtgcaatatggatggtagatataggtttttgtaatatgaaaatataaaaacagcaaggtaacaagtaataaaagtgagcacaaacggtatttcaatgcgttgaaacaaggcctagagttcatactttcactactgcaagttctctcaacgataataacataattggatcatataactatccctggacatgcaacaaagagtcactccaaagtcactaatagcggagaacaaacgaagagattatggtagggtacgaaaccacctcaaagttatcctttctgatcgatctattcaagagtccgtagtaaaataacatgaagatattctttccgttcactctatcatagagttcgtactagaataacaccttaagatacaaatcaaccaaaaccctaatgtcacctagatactccaatgtcacctcaagtatccgcgggcatgattatacgatatgcatcacacaatctcagattcatctattcaaaccaacacaaagtacttcaaagagtgccccaaagtttctaccgaagagtcaagacgaaaacgtgtgccaaccctatgcataggttcatgggcggaacccgcaagttgatcaccaaaacgtacatcaagtggatcacgtgatatcccattgtcaccacagataagcacgacaagacatacatcaagtgttctcaaatccttaaagactcaatccgataagataacttcaaagtgaaaactcaatccattacaagagagtagagggggagaaacatcataagatccaactataatagcaaagctcgggATATATGAAGATCGTACCACcttaagaacacgagagagagagagagagagagatcaaacacatagatactggtacataccctcagccccgagggtgaactactccctcctcgtcatggagagggccgtgatgatgaagatggccactggtgagggatcccccctccggaagggtgccggaacagggtcccgattggtttttggtggctacagagacttgcggcggcggaactcccgatctattctgttccccgaaggttttagggtatatggatatatataggcgaaagaagtcggtcaggggagccacgaggggcccacgagggtggagggcgcgcccgggggggtgggcgcgtccccctgcctcgtgccttcctcgttgcttcccttacatacactccaagtcttctggatggcttccgttccaaaaataactctcccgaaagtttcattccgtttggactccatttgatattccttttctgcgaaacactgaaacaagggaaaaaacagaaactagcaccggctctgggttaataggatagtcccaaaaataatataaaagtgcatagtaaagcccataatcatccaaaacgggtaatataatagcatggaacaatcaaaaattatagatacgttggagacgtatcattactTCACATGCAATGCTTTGCCAGGTAGTTATACATGTGATTGTACAAATACTCTAACATTGTATGATTGATCGTGGGTGTTGGTTTCATTCAGTATTAGGAAGTTGTTGAAGTCGATGTTGCGCACACCACACCACAGCCCCCTCACACGCAATCGttgacgccgccgccgcctttacAAATGCCATTGCACCATTATCAGAGTAGTTGGTCCGCCATCACCGTGGCCATCGCAACATCATTGAAGCAGTCATGCCCGTCGTCTCAACACTGCCATGACCATGAAATATGTTGTCGCGGCATCGTCGACACTGTCGGGCCTCCATCGTAGCATCGCCGCGGTTGTCAAAACACAATGTCGCATCGTTGAATCGCCATGGCCGTTGAGGCCTGCCATCATAGCTTCATCACAGTCGCCGAATTACAGCACGGGCGTTAGAAGCGTGTCATCGCTCCATCGCAGCGGTTGTCAGAGCACCGCACGGGCGTTAGAATCGTGTCGTGCTGCCATCATCGCAACCATCGCAGCACACCTGGAAGCATCAACGCCGTCGTCGAAGCATGTCGTCGCACTCGTCGAATATCATGTTGGGTGTTTGTAGCATGTCATTGTGCCAACGCCACAAATTGAAATAATGAAAATGACCCTAATAAAAGAATGTGCCCCTACCACAACACAAATAATCATAAGTTTATGTATCTGTGGCTCGTGCTTCCGCCCGTCCATCCTGACCCTAATAAAAAAAAGTATTTCTACCACAACACAAATCACCATAATATACTTCACTACCACAACGCTTTCTTGAACACTTATAACCGAATTCGTGCTTCTGCCCGTTTGTCCCGACTTCGCCCCTGAAGTATCAAACAATTACCCATGACTGCCATCCATAAGTGGTAGAAAATGATTTGCTAAAGATCCAAAAAGAGAGCTGCCCGACCCGACCCTTCCCCAATCAGGGAAACGATTTGCTAAAGATTCAAAAAAAACAATTACTCACCACTGCCATCCATAAGTGGTAGAAAACGATTCGCTAAAGATCCGGAAAAAAACTACCTGACCCGGCCCTTGTTCCCCAATCCTGAAAACTGCCATAAGTGGTGGAAAATGATTCGCTGAATATCCGGAAAAAAAGATGCCTGACCAAACCCTTGTTCCCCAATCTGGAATACGATTTCCTAAAGATCCCAAATAATAATAACCCACCACTCCCATCCATAAGTGGTAGAAAATGATTCGCTAAAGATTTGAAAAATAGTTGACCGACCAGCTCATTAGTCGCTAATCCGAAATACAATTTGCTAAAGATCCGAAAAAACAATTACGCACCACTGTCATACTTAAGTGGTAGAAAACGATTCGCTAAAGATCCGGAACAAAAAAGAGCTACCAGACCAGACCAATGTTCCCCAATCGGGAAAACTATTTCATTGAGAAAAAAAATTCCCAACCCGACCCATCGTCACCCAATCCAAATGACCCGCAGTTATAAAGAAATCCGGATGGGCTGGCCTCCCCGCGCGCTGCCGACGTCTCCCACCACACAAACCTCCTCGCGGCTGCCGCCTCCGGCGCCCTGGAATCCAGTGCTACCGCTTCTTGTGGGCTATTCACCGGTGTCAAGGTTTCCCTCGCTATTGCCTCACACGTGCCCATCCACCATATCAAGGGCCTCACGCGCCGCGCTTCCTTGGACCCTGAGCACTGCTGCCTCCAGCCACCAGTGAGCCTCCACCAGACCACCCCGTTGCCGCTGATCCATTGTGCCTCCACTCGAATAACTACATATATCAGAGCTGCTGGAGGCCTCAGCCCGCACCGCCTAAATAAACCGCAAATGACAGACACCGAAGTCCTAATTATTGAAAAAGTTGCATCACAAACTGCAGCCGGATCCTGTGGGGATCCAAGGTGGGAGAGGGGGGGTTGAGATATTACCGGCCGGGCGAACTCAATCAGGATGAAGGAGCCCTTGAACTTGGACCCGCGGAGCACCTCGAGGGCGGTCCGATAGTCGGCAATGGAGCGGAAAATGATGAAGGCGCAACTGCGGTACCTAACGCACATGATGACGTAGTCGAGAGCCTTGTGCGGGGCGAAGGACCCCACGACGTCGTCCTCGCGCGCATGCGCAGGCCGGTTGCCGAGCCACAGCGCCTTCTTCTCGTGGGCAGCAACCTGCGTGGCGGCGACGACGGCTGCACCCCTAACCACTGCGGGCTCTGATTCCTTCGACGGTGAGGCCGACGGCCTGGTGGACTCTACGACCACGGAGGGCTCTGCAGGCGGTGGCTCTGACGACATCTGTGGCAGAGGGATCGGGGTAGGGAGAGATCAGCGGGAGCTAGGGTTAGGTTGTGGGGATTTAGGCTGTCTGTCACGGGGACCAGAACAGGGTGAGGAAACTAGCCCACGCACCGGTCTATATATACGACGGGCGGGGTTGCGCCCAGTCTGTGGGCGGCACCTTTTCTATCCCCGCTCCAACGTCATCTAGACACCTAGTCCCATCACCAGAACACTAAAAAAACTATCCCATCACCAAGAACT
This genomic window contains:
- the LOC120964032 gene encoding uncharacterized protein — translated: MSSEPPPAEPSVVVESTRPSASPSKESEPAVVRGAAVVAATQVAAHEKKALWLGNRPAHAREDDVVGSFAPHKALDYVIMCVRYRSCAFIIFRSIADYRTALEVLRGSKFKGSFILIEFARPAVRAEASSSSDICSYSSGGTMDQRQRGGLVEAHWWLEAAVLRVQGSAAREALDMVDGHV